One Alosa alosa isolate M-15738 ecotype Scorff River chromosome 22, AALO_Geno_1.1, whole genome shotgun sequence DNA segment encodes these proteins:
- the ndel1a gene encoding nuclear distribution protein nudE-like 1-A isoform X4 yields MDTNMMPKFSSKDEEIEYWKALSLKYKNSYQEAQEELLEFQEGSRELEAELETQLGQAENRMRDLQADNERLHNEVESLKEKLEHHYAQSYKQISMLEDDLGQTRSIKEQLHKYVRELEQANDDLERAKRATIVSLEDFEQRLNQAIERNAFLESELDEKESLLVSVQRLKDEARDLRQELAVKERQTDVSRMSAPSSPTLDNDKMDSAVQASLSLPATPLAKSLDNAFANPKVLSNGCSNSSALTPSARITALNIVGDLLRKVGALESKLAACRNFAKDQAARKNYTTNSNGNLVNGDLTKFSHALHTSYFDKARERVIFPALLRAGR; encoded by the exons ATGGACACAAATATGATGCCGAAGTTCTCCTCGAAAGACGAAGAAATTGAGTACTGGAAGGCGTTGTCGCTGAAGTACAAAAATAG CTACCAGGAGGCCCAGGAGGAGCTGTTGGAGTTCCAGGAAGGCAGCAGGGAGCTGGAGGCGGAGCTGGAGACCCAGCTTGGCCAGGCTGAGAATCGCATGAGGGACCTGCAGGCCGACAACGAGCGCCTGCACAACGAGGTCGAGTCCCTCAAG GAGAAACTGGAGCATCACTATGCTCAGAGCTATAAGCAGATCTCCATGCTGGAGGATGACCTGGGCCAGACCAGGAGCATCAAGGAGCAGCTGCACAAATACGTCAGGGAGCTGGAGCAGGCCAACGATGACCTGGAGCGGGCCAAGAG GGCTACGATTGTGTCCCTGGAGGACTTTGAGCAGCGTCTGAACCAGGCCATTGAGAGGAACGCGTTTCTAGAGAGCGAGCTGGATGAGAAGGAGTCACTCCTCGTGTCCGTGCAGAGACTGAAGGATGAAGCCAGAG acctgAGGCAGGAGTTGGCAGTGAAGGAGCGGCAGACGGACGTCAGCAGGATGTCAGCGCCCAGCTCGCCCACGCTGGACAACGACAAGATGGACTCTGCCGTCCAGGCCTCACTCTCCCTTCCTGCCACGCCGCTCGCCAAGAGCTTAGACAACGCCTTCGCCAACCCGAAAG TGTTGTCCAATGGCTGTAGTAACAGCTCCGCCCTTACACCGTCCGCCAGAATCACGGCCCTCAACATCGTGGGTGACCTCCTGCGGAAGgttggg GCTCTGGAGTCCAAGCTCGCCGCTTGTCGGAATTTTGCCAAAGACCAGGCGGCCAGGAAGAACTACACCACCAACAGCAACGGGAACCTGGTCAACGGCGACCTCACAAAGTTCTCGCACGCGCTCCACACGTCGTACTTCGACAAAGC aagagagagggtCATTTTCCCTGCATTGCTCCGGG
- the ndel1a gene encoding nuclear distribution protein nudE-like 1-A isoform X5, whose translation MDTNMMPKFSSKDEEIEYWKALSLKYKNSYQEAQEELLEFQEGSRELEAELETQLGQAENRMRDLQADNERLHNEVESLKEKLEHHYAQSYKQISMLEDDLGQTRSIKEQLHKYVRELEQANDDLERAKRATIVSLEDFEQRLNQAIERNAFLESELDEKESLLVSVQRLKDEARDLRQELAVKERQTDVSRMSAPSSPTLDNDKMDSAVQASLSLPATPLAKSLDNAFANPKVLSNGCSNSSALTPSARITALNIVGDLLRKVGALESKLAACRNFAKDQAARKNYTTNSNGNLVNGDLTKFSHALHTSYFDKARERVIFPALLRGR comes from the exons ATGGACACAAATATGATGCCGAAGTTCTCCTCGAAAGACGAAGAAATTGAGTACTGGAAGGCGTTGTCGCTGAAGTACAAAAATAG CTACCAGGAGGCCCAGGAGGAGCTGTTGGAGTTCCAGGAAGGCAGCAGGGAGCTGGAGGCGGAGCTGGAGACCCAGCTTGGCCAGGCTGAGAATCGCATGAGGGACCTGCAGGCCGACAACGAGCGCCTGCACAACGAGGTCGAGTCCCTCAAG GAGAAACTGGAGCATCACTATGCTCAGAGCTATAAGCAGATCTCCATGCTGGAGGATGACCTGGGCCAGACCAGGAGCATCAAGGAGCAGCTGCACAAATACGTCAGGGAGCTGGAGCAGGCCAACGATGACCTGGAGCGGGCCAAGAG GGCTACGATTGTGTCCCTGGAGGACTTTGAGCAGCGTCTGAACCAGGCCATTGAGAGGAACGCGTTTCTAGAGAGCGAGCTGGATGAGAAGGAGTCACTCCTCGTGTCCGTGCAGAGACTGAAGGATGAAGCCAGAG acctgAGGCAGGAGTTGGCAGTGAAGGAGCGGCAGACGGACGTCAGCAGGATGTCAGCGCCCAGCTCGCCCACGCTGGACAACGACAAGATGGACTCTGCCGTCCAGGCCTCACTCTCCCTTCCTGCCACGCCGCTCGCCAAGAGCTTAGACAACGCCTTCGCCAACCCGAAAG TGTTGTCCAATGGCTGTAGTAACAGCTCCGCCCTTACACCGTCCGCCAGAATCACGGCCCTCAACATCGTGGGTGACCTCCTGCGGAAGgttggg GCTCTGGAGTCCAAGCTCGCCGCTTGTCGGAATTTTGCCAAAGACCAGGCGGCCAGGAAGAACTACACCACCAACAGCAACGGGAACCTGGTCAACGGCGACCTCACAAAGTTCTCGCACGCGCTCCACACGTCGTACTTCGACAAAGC aagagagagggtCATTTTCCCTGCATTGCTCCGGG
- the ndel1a gene encoding nuclear distribution protein nudE-like 1-A isoform X2, producing the protein MDTNMMPKFSSKDEEIEYWKALSLKYKNSYQEAQEELLEFQEGSRELEAELETQLGQAENRMRDLQADNERLHNEVESLKEKLEHHYAQSYKQISMLEDDLGQTRSIKEQLHKYVRELEQANDDLERAKRATIVSLEDFEQRLNQAIERNAFLESELDEKESLLVSVQRLKDEARDLRQELAVKERQTDVSRMSAPSSPTLDNDKMDSAVQASLSLPATPLAKSLDNAFANPKVLSNGCSNSSALTPSARITALNIVGDLLRKVGALESKLAACRNFAKDQAARKNYTTNSNGNLVNGDLTKFSHALHTSYFDKARTVNGLDPGALTVLSAPNASSPSALVPLSV; encoded by the exons ATGGACACAAATATGATGCCGAAGTTCTCCTCGAAAGACGAAGAAATTGAGTACTGGAAGGCGTTGTCGCTGAAGTACAAAAATAG CTACCAGGAGGCCCAGGAGGAGCTGTTGGAGTTCCAGGAAGGCAGCAGGGAGCTGGAGGCGGAGCTGGAGACCCAGCTTGGCCAGGCTGAGAATCGCATGAGGGACCTGCAGGCCGACAACGAGCGCCTGCACAACGAGGTCGAGTCCCTCAAG GAGAAACTGGAGCATCACTATGCTCAGAGCTATAAGCAGATCTCCATGCTGGAGGATGACCTGGGCCAGACCAGGAGCATCAAGGAGCAGCTGCACAAATACGTCAGGGAGCTGGAGCAGGCCAACGATGACCTGGAGCGGGCCAAGAG GGCTACGATTGTGTCCCTGGAGGACTTTGAGCAGCGTCTGAACCAGGCCATTGAGAGGAACGCGTTTCTAGAGAGCGAGCTGGATGAGAAGGAGTCACTCCTCGTGTCCGTGCAGAGACTGAAGGATGAAGCCAGAG acctgAGGCAGGAGTTGGCAGTGAAGGAGCGGCAGACGGACGTCAGCAGGATGTCAGCGCCCAGCTCGCCCACGCTGGACAACGACAAGATGGACTCTGCCGTCCAGGCCTCACTCTCCCTTCCTGCCACGCCGCTCGCCAAGAGCTTAGACAACGCCTTCGCCAACCCGAAAG TGTTGTCCAATGGCTGTAGTAACAGCTCCGCCCTTACACCGTCCGCCAGAATCACGGCCCTCAACATCGTGGGTGACCTCCTGCGGAAGgttggg GCTCTGGAGTCCAAGCTCGCCGCTTGTCGGAATTTTGCCAAAGACCAGGCGGCCAGGAAGAACTACACCACCAACAGCAACGGGAACCTGGTCAACGGCGACCTCACAAAGTTCTCGCACGCGCTCCACACGTCGTACTTCGACAAAGC
- the ndel1a gene encoding nuclear distribution protein nudE-like 1-A isoform X1 — protein MDTNMMPKFSSKDEEIEYWKALSLKYKNSYQEAQEELLEFQEGSRELEAELETQLGQAENRMRDLQADNERLHNEVESLKEKLEHHYAQSYKQISMLEDDLGQTRSIKEQLHKYVRELEQANDDLERAKRATIVSLEDFEQRLNQAIERNAFLESELDEKESLLVSVQRLKDEARDLRQELAVKERQTDVSRMSAPSSPTLDNDKMDSAVQASLSLPATPLAKSLDNAFANPKVLSNGCSNSSALTPSARITALNIVGDLLRKVGALESKLAACRNFAKDQAARKNYTTNSNGNLVNGDLTKFSHALHTSYFDKALGAETAAGLFKHLVNVHHPSTEPYILPPQAGSLVLKKLQCFENDT, from the exons ATGGACACAAATATGATGCCGAAGTTCTCCTCGAAAGACGAAGAAATTGAGTACTGGAAGGCGTTGTCGCTGAAGTACAAAAATAG CTACCAGGAGGCCCAGGAGGAGCTGTTGGAGTTCCAGGAAGGCAGCAGGGAGCTGGAGGCGGAGCTGGAGACCCAGCTTGGCCAGGCTGAGAATCGCATGAGGGACCTGCAGGCCGACAACGAGCGCCTGCACAACGAGGTCGAGTCCCTCAAG GAGAAACTGGAGCATCACTATGCTCAGAGCTATAAGCAGATCTCCATGCTGGAGGATGACCTGGGCCAGACCAGGAGCATCAAGGAGCAGCTGCACAAATACGTCAGGGAGCTGGAGCAGGCCAACGATGACCTGGAGCGGGCCAAGAG GGCTACGATTGTGTCCCTGGAGGACTTTGAGCAGCGTCTGAACCAGGCCATTGAGAGGAACGCGTTTCTAGAGAGCGAGCTGGATGAGAAGGAGTCACTCCTCGTGTCCGTGCAGAGACTGAAGGATGAAGCCAGAG acctgAGGCAGGAGTTGGCAGTGAAGGAGCGGCAGACGGACGTCAGCAGGATGTCAGCGCCCAGCTCGCCCACGCTGGACAACGACAAGATGGACTCTGCCGTCCAGGCCTCACTCTCCCTTCCTGCCACGCCGCTCGCCAAGAGCTTAGACAACGCCTTCGCCAACCCGAAAG TGTTGTCCAATGGCTGTAGTAACAGCTCCGCCCTTACACCGTCCGCCAGAATCACGGCCCTCAACATCGTGGGTGACCTCCTGCGGAAGgttggg GCTCTGGAGTCCAAGCTCGCCGCTTGTCGGAATTTTGCCAAAGACCAGGCGGCCAGGAAGAACTACACCACCAACAGCAACGGGAACCTGGTCAACGGCGACCTCACAAAGTTCTCGCACGCGCTCCACACGTCGTACTTCGACAAAGC TCTAGGTGCAGAGACAGCTGCAGGCCTCTTCAAGCATTTAGTGAATGTACATCACCCTTCTACTGAACCATACATACTGCCACCTCAGGCAGGCAGCTTGGTCCTAAAGAAGCTGCAGTGTTTTGAAAATGACACATAG
- the ndel1a gene encoding nuclear distribution protein nudE-like 1-A isoform X3: protein MDTNMMPKFSSKDEEIEYWKALSLKYKNSYQEAQEELLEFQEGSRELEAELETQLGQAENRMRDLQADNERLHNEVESLKEKLEHHYAQSYKQISMLEDDLGQTRSIKEQLHKYVRELEQANDDLERAKRATIVSLEDFEQRLNQAIERNAFLESELDEKESLLVSVQRLKDEARDLRQELAVKERQTDVSRMSAPSSPTLDNDKMDSAVQASLSLPATPLAKSLDNAFANPKVLSNGCSNSSALTPSARITALNIVGDLLRKVGALESKLAACRNFAKDQAARKNYTTNSNGNLVNGDLTKFSHALHTSYFDKATVNGLDPGALTVLSAPNASSPSALVPLSV, encoded by the exons ATGGACACAAATATGATGCCGAAGTTCTCCTCGAAAGACGAAGAAATTGAGTACTGGAAGGCGTTGTCGCTGAAGTACAAAAATAG CTACCAGGAGGCCCAGGAGGAGCTGTTGGAGTTCCAGGAAGGCAGCAGGGAGCTGGAGGCGGAGCTGGAGACCCAGCTTGGCCAGGCTGAGAATCGCATGAGGGACCTGCAGGCCGACAACGAGCGCCTGCACAACGAGGTCGAGTCCCTCAAG GAGAAACTGGAGCATCACTATGCTCAGAGCTATAAGCAGATCTCCATGCTGGAGGATGACCTGGGCCAGACCAGGAGCATCAAGGAGCAGCTGCACAAATACGTCAGGGAGCTGGAGCAGGCCAACGATGACCTGGAGCGGGCCAAGAG GGCTACGATTGTGTCCCTGGAGGACTTTGAGCAGCGTCTGAACCAGGCCATTGAGAGGAACGCGTTTCTAGAGAGCGAGCTGGATGAGAAGGAGTCACTCCTCGTGTCCGTGCAGAGACTGAAGGATGAAGCCAGAG acctgAGGCAGGAGTTGGCAGTGAAGGAGCGGCAGACGGACGTCAGCAGGATGTCAGCGCCCAGCTCGCCCACGCTGGACAACGACAAGATGGACTCTGCCGTCCAGGCCTCACTCTCCCTTCCTGCCACGCCGCTCGCCAAGAGCTTAGACAACGCCTTCGCCAACCCGAAAG TGTTGTCCAATGGCTGTAGTAACAGCTCCGCCCTTACACCGTCCGCCAGAATCACGGCCCTCAACATCGTGGGTGACCTCCTGCGGAAGgttggg GCTCTGGAGTCCAAGCTCGCCGCTTGTCGGAATTTTGCCAAAGACCAGGCGGCCAGGAAGAACTACACCACCAACAGCAACGGGAACCTGGTCAACGGCGACCTCACAAAGTTCTCGCACGCGCTCCACACGTCGTACTTCGACAAAGC